One genomic segment of Rivularia sp. PCC 7116 includes these proteins:
- a CDS encoding cytochrome P450: MNVQDKTQSKIQGCPFHKEKIGEEYQPFVNPQLEDPYSFYDFARSEQPVFYSSVLSGYVITRYSDIISILKDSVKYSSKDNLQPIGEYTKETIDVLRTGFPFVSDLVNSDGDRHKFLRAPLQKAFAPAKLKSMEGSIAAIVNRLIDNFINDGRVDILDKFAYPLPLEVIFTLYGVPLEMIPDFKHWGYQTTKLFSSALSPEEQLECARSFVSIQYAVANLIEEKRFAPKDDLISTIIDSELTTPDMVIVLYGLIVAGHKTTSHLIGNALKVLLEKPGYWKAISENPSIIPAVLEEALRYDAPIPAMIRTNNEEVEIAGVKIPENSKLFLMYGSANRDENHYQNASEFDIKRFQNQTSDHLAFGHGVHRCIGSGLALMETRIAFELLSKRIPNLKIQPNQELNYIPTLMTRGFTSLILEW, encoded by the coding sequence ATGAATGTACAAGATAAAACACAATCCAAAATCCAAGGTTGTCCTTTTCACAAAGAGAAAATTGGAGAGGAATATCAGCCTTTTGTTAATCCTCAATTAGAAGACCCTTATTCATTTTATGATTTTGCTCGAAGCGAACAACCTGTATTTTACAGTTCGGTATTGAGTGGCTATGTTATAACTCGCTATTCCGATATAATTTCTATTCTCAAAGATTCGGTTAAATACTCTTCCAAAGATAATTTACAGCCAATTGGAGAATACACAAAAGAAACCATCGATGTCTTACGTACCGGCTTTCCCTTCGTTTCCGATTTGGTGAATAGTGATGGCGATCGCCACAAGTTTTTACGTGCCCCTTTACAAAAAGCATTTGCACCGGCGAAACTAAAATCGATGGAAGGTTCTATTGCTGCAATAGTTAATAGATTAATTGATAATTTTATTAATGATGGTCGAGTTGACATCCTTGATAAATTTGCTTATCCCTTACCTTTGGAAGTAATTTTCACTCTCTACGGTGTACCCTTAGAGATGATACCAGATTTTAAACATTGGGGTTATCAAACTACAAAGTTATTTTCTTCAGCTTTAAGTCCAGAGGAACAGTTGGAATGCGCTCGTAGCTTTGTGTCAATTCAATATGCTGTGGCAAATTTAATTGAGGAAAAACGCTTTGCTCCCAAAGATGATTTAATCAGTACTATCATCGATTCTGAACTCACAACCCCTGATATGGTAATCGTTTTATACGGTTTGATAGTTGCAGGGCATAAAACAACTTCTCATTTGATAGGGAATGCATTAAAAGTCTTGTTGGAGAAACCCGGTTACTGGAAAGCAATTAGCGAAAATCCATCAATTATTCCCGCAGTATTGGAAGAAGCACTTAGATATGATGCTCCCATTCCTGCAATGATTCGGACTAATAACGAAGAAGTTGAAATAGCAGGAGTCAAAATTCCTGAAAATAGCAAATTATTTTTGATGTATGGTTCTGCAAATCGAGACGAAAATCATTATCAAAATGCATCAGAATTTGACATTAAACGCTTCCAAAATCAAACATCCGACCATTTAGCATTCGGTCATGGAGTACATCGCTGCATTGGTTCGGGTTTAGCTTTGATGGAAACAAGAATTGCTTTTGAATTGTTATCAAAAAGAATTCCCAATTTAAAAATTCAGCCAAATCAAGAATTGAATTACATTCCTACCTTGATGACAAGAGGTTTTACAAGTTTGATTCTCGAATGGTAA
- a CDS encoding cytochrome P450: MIQQNNTQSTKTCPFHAGKEYQPFVEPQLENPYSFFQIARNQEPVFYSSVVNAYVITKYEDVLNILKNPTIYSSAKSLQTAGDMTPEAGKVLQQGFPFVSLINSDGEKHRRLRSPFLKVFAADKLAKVEGSIYAIANRLVDNFINDGSVEIVSKFGHPLPLEVILTMYGVPLEKMEQVKKSGSDISMFFSSKLTPERQIECAQSYVSLQHYIASLIEQKRSAPGNDLISQLLTSDLTTPEIVLMLCEMIIAGHKTSANLISKALKLLLDTPGAWQALHENLSLIPIAVEEVLRYDTPAQSMIRVTTQEVTISGVQIPKDSRLLVLYGSANRDSEKYENADKFNIERFKDAPVDHLAFSHGTHHCTGSNLARREVRIALEVLSQRLPNLRITSNQELHHLPILTNRGYESLYLEWD, from the coding sequence ATGATTCAACAAAATAATACACAATCTACTAAAACCTGTCCTTTTCATGCAGGTAAAGAATATCAACCTTTCGTTGAACCACAATTGGAAAATCCTTATTCATTTTTTCAAATAGCTAGAAATCAAGAACCTGTATTCTATAGCTCCGTAGTCAATGCTTATGTAATTACAAAATACGAAGACGTTCTTAATATACTCAAAAATCCGACAATCTATTCTTCAGCGAAGAGCCTACAAACTGCTGGAGATATGACACCGGAAGCCGGAAAAGTATTACAGCAAGGTTTTCCTTTTGTATCTTTAATTAATAGCGATGGAGAAAAACACAGACGTTTGCGCTCTCCTTTTCTCAAGGTATTTGCTGCGGATAAACTGGCGAAAGTAGAAGGTTCAATTTATGCGATCGCGAATAGATTGGTCGATAATTTTATTAATGATGGCAGTGTAGAAATTGTCTCGAAGTTCGGTCATCCCTTACCCCTAGAAGTTATCTTAACTATGTATGGGGTACCTTTAGAAAAAATGGAGCAGGTGAAAAAGAGCGGTAGTGATATATCAATGTTCTTTTCATCCAAATTAACACCAGAACGTCAAATAGAATGCGCTCAAAGTTATGTTTCTTTGCAGCATTATATAGCAAGTTTAATCGAGCAAAAACGTTCCGCTCCTGGAAACGATTTAATTAGTCAATTATTAACCAGCGACTTGACTACACCGGAAATAGTTTTAATGCTATGTGAAATGATTATAGCCGGACATAAAACCAGTGCAAATTTAATCAGTAAAGCATTGAAATTACTTTTAGATACCCCAGGAGCATGGCAAGCTTTACATGAAAATCTATCGTTGATTCCCATAGCTGTAGAAGAAGTACTCCGATACGATACACCAGCTCAATCAATGATTCGAGTCACAACTCAAGAAGTGACAATTTCGGGAGTACAAATTCCTAAAGATAGTCGTTTATTAGTACTTTACGGTTCCGCAAACCGCGACTCTGAAAAATACGAAAACGCAGATAAGTTCAATATCGAAAGATTCAAAGATGCTCCTGTTGACCATTTAGCATTCAGCCACGGAACTCACCACTGTACTGGCTCCAACTTAGCTAGAAGAGAAGTAAGAATTGCTTTGGAAGTACTATCTCAAAGATTACCCAATTTACGAATAACTTCTAATCAAGAACTACATCATCTACCAATATTGACCAACCGGGGTTATGAAAGTCTTTACTTAGAATGGGATTAG